One part of the Thermus neutrinimicus genome encodes these proteins:
- a CDS encoding DUF4870 domain-containing protein has product MEQPTPLTDAERTWAAVAHLAPLVGYFILIGQILLPLAILLWGPKCAFVQAHAKESLNGQISYTLYSLGLLLLAITVVGLVVAVPLALALLALIFWNMVQGALAVGRGGIYSYALILRLLP; this is encoded by the coding sequence ATGGAACAACCCACTCCCCTGACGGATGCGGAGCGCACCTGGGCGGCGGTGGCCCATCTGGCCCCCCTGGTGGGGTATTTCATCCTGATAGGCCAGATCCTCCTGCCCCTGGCCATCCTGCTTTGGGGCCCGAAATGCGCTTTTGTCCAGGCTCACGCCAAGGAGTCCTTAAACGGGCAGATCAGCTACACCCTTTACAGCCTCGGCCTTCTCCTTCTGGCCATCACCGTGGTGGGGCTCGTGGTGGCGGTGCCCTTGGCCTTGGCTCTCCTGGCCCTGATCTTTTGGAACATGGTCCAGGGAGCCCTGGCCGTGGGAAGGGGAGGGATTTACAGCTACGCCCTCATCCTCCGGCTGCTCCCCTAG